A portion of the Etheostoma spectabile isolate EspeVRDwgs_2016 unplaced genomic scaffold, UIUC_Espe_1.0 scaffold00018250, whole genome shotgun sequence genome contains these proteins:
- the LOC116679804 gene encoding serine/threonine-protein phosphatase PP1-beta catalytic subunit: MAEGELNVDSLISRLLEVRGCRPGKIVQMTEAEVRGLCIKSREIFLSQPILLELEAPLKICGDIHGQYTDLLRLFEYGGFPPEANYLFLGDYVDRGKQSLETICLLLAYKIKYPENFFLLRGNHECASINRIYGFYDECKRRFNIKLWKTFTDCFNCLPIAAIIDEKIFCCHGGLSPDLQSMEQIRRIMRPTDVPDTGLLCDLLWSDPDKDVQGWGENDRGVSFTFGADVVSKFLNRHDLDLICRAHQVVEDGYEFFAKRQLVTLFSAPNYCGEFDNAGGMMSVDESLMCSFQILKPSEKKAKYQYGGVNSGRPVTPPRTTQAPKKR, encoded by the exons ATGGCGGAGGGTGAATTGAACGTGGACAGCCTCATCTCTCGGCTCCTGGAAG tACGGGGATGTCGCCCGGGGAAGATAGTCCAGATGACAGAGGCAGAGGTGCGGGGTCTCTGCATCAAATCCAGGGAGATCTTCCTCAGCCAGCCCATCCTTCTGGAGCTTGAGGCACCCCTGAAGATCTGTG GTGATATCCATGGGCAATACACAGATCTACTGAGGCTGTTCGAGTATGGTGGTTTCCCTCCAGAGGCAAACTACCTGTTCCTGGGCGACTACGTGGACAGAGGGAAACAGTCCCTGGAAACCATCTGCCTTCTGTTGGCCTACAAGATTAAATACCCGGAGAACTTTTTCCTGCTCAGGGGCAACCATGAGTGTGCTTCCATCAACCGCATCTACGGCTTCTACGATGAGT GTAAGCGCAGGTTCAACATTAAGTTGTGGAAGACCTTCACCGACTGCTTTAACTGCCTCCCCATTGCTGCTATCATTGATGAGAAGATCTTCTGCTGCCATGGAG ggTTATCGCCTGATTTGCAGTCAATGGAGCAGATTCGCAGGATCATGAGGCCAACAGACGTGCCTGACACAG GCCTGCTGTGTGACCTGTTGTGGTCAGACCCAGATAAGGATGTACAAGGTTGGGGAGAGAATGACCGCGGGGTCTCCTTCACTTTCGGAGCAGACGTGGTCAGCAAGTTCTTAAACCGCCACGACCTGGACCTCATCTGCAGAGCCCACCAG GTTGTGGAGGATGGATATGAGTTTTTTGCCAAACGCCAACTGGTCACACTTTTCTCTGCTCCGAACTACTGCGGGGAGTTTGACAATGCAGGCGGCATGATGAGTGTTGATGAATCCCTCATGTGCTCCTTCCAG ATCCTAAAGCCCTCAGAGAAGAAAGCCAAGTATCAGTATGGTGGTGTAAATTCTGGTCGGCCTGTCACCCCACCCCGCACCACCCAAGCCCCCAAGAAGAGGTGA
- the LOC116679802 gene encoding glycoprotein endo-alpha-1,2-mannosidase, protein MARFRRKSCITLFALVLLVLIVTVVLKSLTPEDSPFSSPVGAELFLDRKNDNQIQKENDNKADQTKINDSAQSEKLEASLRKFPPPNYYLHAFYYSWFGNPQFDGKYIHWDHPQLPHWDAKVAQGYPQGRHVPPDDIGSNFYPSLGAYSSRDPSIIESHMQQLRTAAIGVIAVSWYPPNMKDDNGGPTDDFVPLLLEVAHKYHIKVAFHIEPYKERDEANMFTNVKYIIEKYGEHPAFFKYRTNNGKLLPLFYVYDSYLMNSEQWAKLLKHTESNSIRDTPYDATFIALLVEEKHKRDILTSGFDGIYTYFATNGFSYGSTQRNWDSIKSFCEDNGLIFIPSVGPGYIDTSIRPWNFQNTRNRINGKYYETALSAALKARPDFISITSFNEWHEGTQIEMAIPKTSQTVYLDYLPNKPAIYLEITRKWAAIFGGERQKWQD, encoded by the exons ATGGCAAGGTTTAGGCGCAAATCTTGCATCACATTAtttgctttggtgttgcttGTGCTCATAGTAACGGTTGTCTTGAAGTCGCTGACGCCAGAAGACTCTCCGTTCAGCAGCCCTGTTGGTGCGGAGCTGTTCCTGGACAGGAAGAATGACAATCAAATCCAGAAGGAAAACGACAATAAAGCAGACCAGACCAAAATAAATGACTCTGCTCAGTCTGAGAAACTGGAAGCTTCCCTGAGGAAGTTCCCTCCTCCAAACTACTATCTCCATGCCTTCTACTACTCATGGTTTGGGAACCCCCAGTTTGATGGCAAATACATCCACTGGGACCACCCGCAGCTGCCCCACTGGGACGCTAAGGTGGCTCAGGGGTATCCACAAGGGAGACACGTCCCACCTGATGACATTGGGTCCAACTTCTACCCGTCTTTAGGGGCTTACAGTTCTAGGGATCCCTCCATTATAGAGTCTCATATGCAGCAGCTGCGCACAGCAGCCATTG GTGTCATTGCTGTTTCCTGGTATCCTCCTAATATGAAGGATGATAATGGTGGTCCAACGGATGACTTTGTGCCTTTACTGCTGGAAGTGGCACATAAATACCATATTAAG GTAGCCTTTCACATTGAACCATACAAAGAAAGAGATGAAGCCAACATGTTCACTAATGTCAAATACATCATTGAGAA ATACGGAGAGCACCCTGCTTTCTTTAAGTACCGGACAAACAATGGCAAGCTTCTTCCACTCTTCTATGTGTATGACTCATATCTGATGAACTCGGAGCAGTGGGCCAAACTgctaaaacacacagagagtaaCAGCATTAGGGATACCCCGTATGACGCCACCTTCATTGCCCTGCTGGTCGAGGAGAAACACAAGAGGGATATCCTGACGTCCGGTTTCGATGGTATCTACACCTACTTTGCTACTAATGGGTTTTCCTATGGGTCCACTCAGCGAAACTGGGACTCTATTAAATCTTTCTGCGAAGATAACGGCCTGATATTCATCCCAAGTGTGGGCCCTGGGTATATTGACACGAGCATTCGACCCTGGAACTTCCAAAACACTCGAAACCGCATCAACGGCAAATACTATGAAACCGCACTGAGTGCTGCTTTAAAAGCCAGGCCTGATTTCATCTCGATAACATCTTTTAATGAATGGCACGAGGGGACTCAGATTGAAATGGCAATTCCCAAAACGAGTCAGACTGTGTATCTGGACTACCTGCCCAATAAACCTGCAATCTACCTGGAGATAACCCGCAAATGGGCTGCGATATTTGGTGGCGAGCGACAGAAATGGCAGGATTGA